One part of the Leptotrichia sp. oral taxon 215 str. W9775 genome encodes these proteins:
- a CDS encoding MATE family efflux transporter, giving the protein MLFLKQSVEERREMIINGSILNTLLFLSIPTLLVGIIQALIPLSDNFFLTNLTNVVVAGSVTFSQPVLNIMVALSQGLGVAAMAMIGKYYGKGIMRAVRETMLQIYVFSFIIGLILIPICILMAFVISKTTSEEIRGTVFTYIAAYSFVMPLIFLAAIYNSSKNAIGRPEVTFIRISLLLVLKIFFNSLFLYIFRMGLIGAVAATFCSYVVITLWMFHDVFVKTSETKLDLRTYSMKLPIIMKITRIGLPAMINYMLIYFGFFLINKEMEKYGAIALTGQGIAANINSLCFNLPSSIGTAVTTMISINMGLKNIEKSKKIFTYSWITSVVIAVLTIILIVPLNHNMIALFTRNKEIAAIADNALNIFTYSIIGFGIFTVCQGVYVALGKNNIPLVMSILRIWLFRYVFILVTQKYLGLYSIFWGNLFSNTVAGIIFFFLVKTLDWENIDVKKIKIRKLK; this is encoded by the coding sequence ATGTTATTTTTAAAACAGTCTGTAGAAGAACGTCGTGAAATGATTATAAATGGAAGTATTCTGAATACTTTACTTTTTTTATCTATTCCCACATTGCTAGTTGGAATAATACAGGCTCTCATACCTCTTTCAGATAATTTTTTCTTAACTAACTTGACAAATGTTGTTGTTGCAGGTTCTGTAACCTTCAGTCAGCCTGTACTTAATATTATGGTTGCCCTGTCACAAGGACTTGGAGTGGCAGCCATGGCAATGATTGGAAAATACTATGGAAAGGGAATAATGAGGGCTGTAAGGGAAACAATGCTCCAAATTTATGTTTTCAGCTTTATAATAGGACTTATACTGATTCCTATATGTATTCTTATGGCTTTTGTTATTTCAAAAACCACTTCAGAAGAAATAAGAGGTACAGTGTTTACTTACATTGCAGCCTACTCATTTGTAATGCCTCTTATATTCCTTGCGGCTATTTACAATTCTTCCAAGAATGCAATAGGACGGCCTGAAGTTACATTTATAAGAATATCACTGCTTCTTGTTTTAAAAATATTTTTTAATTCATTGTTTCTTTATATTTTCCGTATGGGACTTATCGGAGCAGTAGCAGCTACATTCTGTTCATATGTTGTCATTACATTATGGATGTTTCATGATGTTTTTGTAAAGACAAGCGAAACTAAGCTTGATTTACGGACATATTCCATGAAACTTCCCATTATAATGAAAATTACAAGAATAGGTCTTCCTGCAATGATAAACTACATGCTGATTTACTTTGGTTTTTTCCTTATAAACAAGGAAATGGAAAAATACGGTGCAATTGCTCTGACAGGACAAGGAATTGCGGCAAACATCAATTCACTCTGCTTTAACCTTCCTTCCTCAATTGGAACAGCTGTCACTACAATGATAAGCATTAATATGGGGCTTAAAAATATTGAAAAATCTAAAAAGATTTTTACTTACAGCTGGATTACAAGTGTCGTTATTGCAGTGCTGACAATAATTCTGATAGTTCCCCTCAATCATAATATGATAGCCCTTTTCACAAGAAACAAGGAAATAGCGGCAATAGCTGACAACGCTCTAAATATTTTCACCTATTCAATAATAGGTTTCGGTATTTTCACTGTATGTCAGGGTGTATATGTAGCTTTAGGGAAAAACAACATTCCGCTTGTTATGTCCATATTGAGAATATGGCTTTTCAGATATGTATTTATTTTAGTTACACAAAAATATTTAGGTTTGTACTCTATTTTCTGGGGAAACCTGTTTTCAAACACTGTTGCAGGAATAATCTTTTTCTTTCTTGTAAAGACACTGGACTGGGAAAATATTGATGTAAAAAAAATTAAAATAAGAAAATTAAAGTAA
- a CDS encoding citrate/2-methylcitrate synthase, producing the protein MKSDFIKEMCNLIHENNFISEELYDELDVKRGLRNKNGTGVLVGLTKIGSVQGYSVQEGKKIPEEGRLYYRGFLIEDILKEFGKEKFFSFEKTMFLLLFGKIPTNFELKMFNSTLKEYRTLPDEFIENFILRQPSKDIMNQLQRTVLCLYTIDKNPDDTSLENLINQALHLIAKFPSLLVYSYHAVNHKHFKQSFIIHNPVKEYSIAQNILHMLRPDSSFTALEAEILDLILLIHAEHGGGNNSTFTSHVVSSTGTDTYSSVSASIGSLKGPLHGGANCMVSNMIEDIKKNCSYTNEEFLKEYIRKIFMGEAFDGSGKVYGMGHAIYTLSDPRAVILKKKAYELAKEKGQLEEFELFSNVEKFTKEIGKEIKGEGFEICANVDLYSGFVYKLLNIPTNIFTPLFALARIASWNAHRIEQITSDKKIIRPAYKAIDVHGKLLV; encoded by the coding sequence ATGAAAAGTGATTTTATAAAGGAAATGTGTAATCTCATACATGAGAATAACTTCATTTCTGAAGAACTGTATGATGAACTGGATGTAAAAAGAGGGCTACGTAACAAAAATGGAACAGGGGTTCTTGTCGGACTTACAAAAATAGGATCTGTCCAAGGATATAGTGTTCAGGAAGGTAAGAAAATTCCTGAAGAAGGAAGACTTTATTATAGAGGATTCCTTATTGAAGATATTTTGAAGGAATTTGGAAAAGAGAAGTTTTTTTCCTTTGAAAAGACAATGTTTTTATTACTTTTTGGGAAAATTCCTACAAATTTTGAACTTAAGATGTTTAACAGTACATTAAAAGAATATCGTACACTGCCTGATGAATTTATAGAAAATTTTATTTTAAGGCAGCCGAGTAAAGATATAATGAACCAGCTTCAGAGAACAGTTTTATGTCTTTACACTATTGATAAAAATCCTGATGATACTTCGCTTGAAAACTTGATTAATCAGGCTCTTCATCTTATTGCAAAGTTTCCAAGCCTTCTGGTTTACAGCTATCATGCTGTAAATCATAAGCATTTTAAGCAAAGTTTTATTATTCATAATCCTGTAAAGGAATACAGTATTGCCCAGAATATACTTCATATGCTGAGACCTGACAGCAGTTTTACTGCTCTGGAGGCTGAAATACTTGATTTGATACTCCTTATTCATGCTGAACATGGAGGAGGAAATAACTCCACATTTACTTCGCATGTTGTTTCTTCAACAGGAACAGATACATATTCTTCAGTTTCCGCATCTATAGGTTCACTTAAAGGGCCTTTACACGGAGGGGCAAACTGTATGGTTTCCAATATGATTGAGGATATAAAGAAGAATTGCAGTTACACTAACGAAGAATTTCTGAAGGAGTATATAAGAAAAATATTTATGGGTGAAGCATTTGACGGAAGTGGCAAGGTTTACGGAATGGGACATGCAATTTATACACTTTCAGATCCGAGAGCTGTTATTTTAAAGAAAAAAGCCTATGAGCTTGCAAAAGAAAAAGGCCAGCTTGAAGAATTTGAACTGTTCAGCAATGTGGAAAAATTTACAAAGGAAATAGGTAAGGAAATTAAAGGGGAAGGTTTTGAAATATGTGCAAATGTTGATTTATATTCAGGATTTGTTTATAAGCTTCTCAACATTCCAACAAATATTTTTACTCCGCTATTTGCCCTTGCCAGAATAGCAAGCTGGAATGCCCACAGAATCGAGCAGATTACAAGTGATAAGAAGATTATACGTCCAGCATATAAGGCGATAGATGTACATGGTAAATTGCTGGTATAA
- a CDS encoding isocitrate/isopropylmalate dehydrogenase family protein, translating into MNKIVTLIPGDGIGPEISESLKNIFEAAGVPISFETENAGTEVYEKTGELIPESLYKSVEKNKIAIKGPIGTPIGKGFRSINVYLRKKYDLYANIRPCRNLPGVKTRFENVDIVIFRENTEGIYIGEEQYENEEKTTAIAIKRITEKGSHRIIKSAFEYAKNNNLDKVTVVHKANILKLTDGLFLEIARKVAEEYPGITLEETIIDNMCMQLVSRPEKYKVIVTMNLYGDILSDLVAGLVGGLGIAPGANVGDDIAIFEAVHGSAPDIAGRNKANPLALILSGIEMLKYMNLNDYADKIEKAVLKTLEVSNVKTADLGGTASTTEFTEKIIENL; encoded by the coding sequence ATGAATAAAATAGTTACATTAATACCAGGAGACGGTATCGGACCTGAAATATCAGAAAGTTTAAAAAATATTTTTGAAGCTGCAGGAGTTCCTATCAGTTTTGAAACAGAAAATGCAGGGACAGAAGTATATGAAAAAACAGGGGAACTGATACCTGAAAGTCTTTATAAAAGTGTGGAAAAGAATAAAATTGCCATAAAGGGACCTATTGGAACACCGATTGGAAAAGGATTCAGAAGTATAAATGTATATTTGAGAAAAAAATACGACCTTTACGCAAATATAAGACCATGCAGAAATTTACCTGGAGTAAAGACAAGATTTGAAAATGTTGATATTGTAATATTCAGGGAAAATACAGAAGGAATTTATATAGGTGAAGAACAGTATGAGAATGAAGAAAAGACCACTGCTATTGCAATTAAAAGAATTACAGAAAAGGGAAGCCACAGAATAATAAAATCAGCATTTGAATATGCTAAAAATAATAATCTGGATAAGGTTACAGTTGTCCACAAGGCTAATATCCTGAAGTTGACAGATGGTCTCTTCCTTGAAATTGCAAGAAAAGTTGCAGAGGAATACCCTGGAATTACACTTGAAGAAACAATAATTGACAATATGTGTATGCAGCTTGTAAGCAGACCTGAAAAATATAAGGTTATTGTAACGATGAATTTATATGGAGATATTCTTTCGGATCTTGTGGCAGGGCTTGTAGGTGGCCTTGGAATTGCTCCCGGAGCAAATGTAGGAGATGACATTGCAATATTTGAAGCTGTGCATGGATCGGCACCTGATATTGCAGGCCGAAATAAGGCAAATCCCCTTGCTCTTATACTTTCAGGAATTGAAATGCTGAAATATATGAATCTTAATGATTATGCTGACAAAATAGAGAAGGCCGTATTAAAAACATTGGAAGTTTCAAATGTGAAAACTGCAGATTTGGGGGGAACAGCTTCAACAACTGAATTTACTGAAAAAATTATTGAAAATCTTTAG